TTGTAGGACATACATTTGGCTTGGGGTCACAGTGAGCACACCCAAGTTGTGGTTTGGTCCGTGGTCACTCAGAAGAAAAGTAAACCAAGAACCAGGAAATGGCTACCGGAGGAATACTGGTTGTCTGAACGTGCGTGCTGCGTTATATGACACCCTCTCGTTTTGTTTACACAGAgctctcccagctgctgctgtgtgacctcaccCTGCATTTTACTCGTCCTGGGAAGACAGAGGACTTCAGGGAAACAGTAGGAAGCAGCAGCCCCTTCGAAGCGTTTACAATATCAGATGTAGCCCTTGCTTCTAACAGTGTTCCCCCCTAGTTTCTTACTTGTCTGCTGTGAATTTATAACTGTGTTGTTGAATTAACAGATATCTGGGAGAACTGAGTTTACTAACGTATTTAATATAACGTAAATATTGTTGAGTTGAAAATAATCATTTCATGTTCCTGAAGGCTGGTTTATTGTTGCTTTAATAGTTCAAAGAATGGTTAATTGATTTCACGAACGACAAGTGTAATTGGCCGTGTGGCACCGCTCATCCTTTACCTTGTGCTTGGATTTGGCTCCCGCTGAGAGTCACTAAATTTCAAATGGATGGTGAGTTTATACGAGTAAGATCTCTCCTGGTAGCAAGCGCCAAAAACGACTTCAGCCTGCTGAAGCACATGTAGGGTTGTTTGACTTGGCAGTCCTTGGTTGGACTGGGTGTCAGGGGCACCACTGACTGATCTGCTGTCTGTgtcctggctctggctctggctctggctctgggctGTGGCCTCGCCCTCGCCTGTTACGGACTGGTTTCCCCCGAAAGACCCAGGGGTAGGGGCATGGCAGCGGACGCCTCCAGGTGTACAGACAGACAGCTCTGGGTGTTCAGCTCCCCGGAGAAGAGAGATCCTCGGGTTCAGCCTCTGTGTTTCACATTCCAGAGGAGGACACCAGCTTCGGTTAAGATGTTGAGCCCTGAGCAAGGTCCTAAGCAACTATGATCGGTGAGGCTGGGTCCTATGCCAGGTCTGTGGCCAGCGGTGGGGAGACCCCGCCAGAAGAAGGGGCTGCCGCTGCctgagaaggggggagagaatgCCAGCCATAAAAACCGCCAGGCGCTCTGGCTGATTGCAGTCACAGCAGCGGGCCAGCTTTCATTTCAGGGCGCCTCATCCTAAAACCTCCCACTTGCTGTCTCTTTCCACCAAAGGAAACTCAAAGTAATAGGCTTTCATTCACCATGTAAACAGGATTTGCTACCAAATAGTTGCTTGAAAATCTACCGTATccttcattttagatattttcgCACACAAAGGATAGAATACTGTGAAGCAGGACACAAGGTCTGCCCCTCCGTAACAGAACGTAACATGTTTGCTCTGCTCACTGCCCAGGACCCAGCTCAGTATTTAACACACTGAGTAAACGCGAGTTTTTCAGCTGCAGCACGTCCGAGTTCTGGGCTCTACACTGAGAGCTGGTGAGGATGAAGGTTTGTGAGACATCACTGTTACCATCATCGGTTAAAAGTGTCTACATACTCATCATAGGAAATGGTCCGATTTAACCCGGTGACTTTCTAGGTCCTTCCGTGTGCTAGTACcttatgaaaatgaaatagcAAGACATACTTTGCCACTCTGAAAACTTGCAGATTAAGCAGAGAAGCCAACGATTTTTGTTCATAGCAGTGGTGGAATAACAACCAAGGGCCCAAAGGGTAAAACCTAAAGGACCCCTGATGGCCTGCTGCTTGTTCCTGAGTGAGGTCTGCAGCTGAGGAAGGAGCTGAGCTGCTCTGCGGGATTTGTAAGCgcttctggggaggaggaggaaaggagctTTAGGACAGAGTTGTCGGGGGACAAAAAGAGGTGGAAGAGAGGTTATCTGGCCGGAAACTTGGGTCAGGGTTTCCTGTGTGCGTGCATTCTTTCCATCTTCCCAGGAGACTCTGGTAAAATCTACACCGTTTGAGtggaggtgggatggggtggTTGAGACGTAATGGGCTTACATCCAGGTGTGTTTGATGCCAAAACCTCCTCTCTAAAACgttttcttttggtatttttagtttaaatttgctttaaaacaaaaatacaatagtACGGACTAAACAGTGAGGTCAGGCAAGTTTTTAGGAACCCAAAAGTAAAGCAGAAGGcaaattttaatttcaggaaGTTATTCCAACATGtatttatgttttcataaaaaagtatataaaaatccccccaacaaaaagaaacaccaaGTAAGAAAGGATGACATATTTTTGAAGCCTTTTAAATTATTGCTGCTGAGAAagttaattttagtaattttcaaATTACACATATAAAAGTGATGATTGCCCCTGACAAAGgtttggctatttaaaaaaaaatcagttttatgtGATAACAATACTACTGTTTAAGTGTTTTGAAACTTGCCCCACATTATTCTTGTAGCTGTGTAAACAGCTTAAACTTTGGTACTTTGAAATGGGTACCAAAAATATACATCATTTGTATGAATTACCCCAGTACACTACTCCACTTCAAGTGTGAACAAAATTACCCCTGCACTTTACAAATActgaagaagaataaataaattatggggTACTTGACAGTCTT
The genomic region above belongs to Phyllostomus discolor isolate MPI-MPIP mPhyDis1 chromosome 13, mPhyDis1.pri.v3, whole genome shotgun sequence and contains:
- the C13H5orf58 gene encoding putative uncharacterized protein C5orf58 homolog isoform X3; the protein is MLKNDVAGHKLNVEAIIKNINTISLELKKMKELSQLLLCDLTLHFTRPGKTEDFRETVGSSSPFEAFTISDVALASNSVPP